A region from the Leishmania panamensis strain MHOM/PA/94/PSC-1 chromosome 20 sequence genome encodes:
- a CDS encoding hypothetical protein (TriTrypDB/GeneDB-style sysID: LpmP.20.2890) has protein sequence MFRVFSGSCMSLEDMDTVLRSNLVEHPHLLGPGADFFTESGEPVRPQPGAHTFQKVFSGSALDLNANNAEGSDEEVAASSSLGQGPRAIPPSSILNQISTENEKEKARAAKMKIHVLVIGESGYLASHVIAKLLDAGYSVRMTVPDAARQQKQIDLYGASRDVAQRLTILQADITNSNTLRDAIRGCRYIVHCGCSSASPQAKDLVTFYTKAIRALFDGIRLSGKSTVKRVVLTGSASSIVHITECDPPSGLFDENNWNNVATPEDDPLPYAKLVFEREAWRLRQMMGVELVVLLPSISIGPSLTDETSEAMVTIEGLANSSKYFPFCPNLSWNFVDVRDVADAHVRAMEVAEVRDQRIIISNECVSLPELCRTMKQLCPQLTPPTHTAWTVVTLGIATLVLWNSVNLRFLWRSLGVRKRLNNRRAKEQLGITFTPMQQTLRDCLEQMTRSAKVTADAEAAAAAQRSPANGRRKSKVAPSSSRLVSPTVMFSLLTLAAAGATVVHYVKRK, from the coding sequence ATGTTCCGCGTCTTCTCCGGTAGCTGTATGTCCCTCGAGGACATGGACACGGTGCTGCGCTCCAATTTAGTTGAGCACCCGCACTTGTTAGGCCCTGGCGCAGACTTCTTCACAGAATCCGGCGAGCCGGTGCGCCCGCAACCGGGGGCGCACACCTTTCAAAAAGTTTTCTCCGGCAGCGCTCTTGATCTGAACGCTAATAATGCCGAGGGGTCTGATGAGGAGGTAGCGGCGTCAAGCTCTCTGGGGCAGGGGCCACGCGCTATCCCACCAAGTAGCATCCTGAACCAGATCTCCActgaaaacgaaaaagaaaaggctcGCGCCGCGAAGATGAAGATCCACGTTCTCGTGATCGGAGAAAGTGGGTATTTGGCGAGCCACGTGATAGCTAAGCTGCTGGATGCCGGATACAGCGTGCGTATGACGGTGCCGGATGCGGCGCGACAACAGAAGCAGATAGATCTCTACGGCGCGAGTCGTGATGTGGCCCAGCGTCTGACCATTCTGCAGGCCGACATCACAAACTCCAACACATTACGTGACGCTATCCGCGGCTGTCGCTATATAGTTCATTGTGGATGCTCTAGCGCATCCCCACAGGCGAAGGACCTGGTGACATTCTACACCAAGGCAATCCGAGCGCTTTTCGATGGCATCCGCCTCTCGGGCAAGTCGACTGTGAAGCGAGTCGTTCTCACCGGCTCGGCATCGTCCATTGTGCACATCACGGAGTGTGACCCACCGTCGGGATTGTTTGATGAGAACAACTGGAACAATGTAGCCACCCCCGAGGATGACCCACTGCCTTATGCAAAGCTTGTCTTCGAGCGGGAAGCCTGGCGGTTGCGGCAGATGATGGGTGTGGAGTtagtggtgctgctgccgtccaTCTCCATTGGCCCGAGTCTTACCGATGAGACAAGTGAAGCAATGGTTACCATCGAAGGGCTCGCGAACTCCTCCAAGTACTTCCCGTTTTGCCCTAATCTTAGCTGGAACTTTGTCGACGTTCGTGACGTCGCggacgcgcacgtgcgtgcgatggaagtggcggaggtgcggGATCAGCGCATCATCATCTCTAACGAGTGCGTCAGTTTGCCAGAGCTGTGCCGCACAATGAAGCAGCTGTGCCCCCAACTAACACCACCGACGCACACGGCGTGGACGGTTGTGACGCTTGGTATTGCAACCTTAGTGCTGTGGAACAGCGTGAACCTCCGCTTCCTGTGGCGCAGCCTTGGTGTCCGCAAGCGCCTCAACAACCGACGTGCCAAGGAGCAGCTCGGTATCACCTTTACACCCATGCAGCAAACACTTCGCGATTGCCTAGAACAAATGACGCGGTCCGCCAAGGTCACCGCAGACGCcgaggcagccgccgcagcgcagcgcagccccGCCAACGGAAGGAGGAAGTCCAAAGTtgcgccgtcctcctcgcgACTGGTAAGCCCGACGGTTATGTTCTCCTTACTCAcgcttgccgccgccggcgcgaCTGTGGTGCATTACGTGAAGCGAAAATGA